A window from Micromonospora profundi encodes these proteins:
- a CDS encoding nuclear transport factor 2 family protein — protein sequence MPDSEREAELLDAERTLQAAQRAGDVAALDQLLVDQLIAVGPDGRQYTKSEDLATHRDRTSVIEELVEERLDLLVVGATGVTFFLGRVAGVIDGEPFAARLRYTRTWVHDDPHGWRVLAAHIGIV from the coding sequence ATGCCGGACAGCGAACGCGAGGCGGAACTGCTCGACGCCGAGCGCACACTGCAGGCCGCGCAGCGGGCCGGCGACGTCGCCGCCCTCGATCAACTGCTCGTCGACCAGCTGATCGCTGTCGGTCCCGACGGTCGCCAGTACACCAAGTCGGAGGACCTGGCCACACACCGGGACCGCACCTCGGTCATCGAGGAGCTGGTCGAGGAGAGGTTGGATCTGCTGGTCGTCGGGGCGACCGGTGTGACGTTCTTCCTCGGCCGGGTGGCAGGGGTGATCGACGGTGAGCCGTTCGCGGCGCGTCTGCGCTACACCCGGACGTGGGTCCACGACGACCCGCACGGGTGGCGCGTCCTCGCCGCCCACATCGGCATCGTCTGA
- a CDS encoding molybdenum cofactor biosysynthesis protein has protein sequence MSRIVELLASPVHRFVGRPADGPAPAPRGELVDVVQIQAGLGIVGDRYFGKPAHRDASVTIIAQESLPAGIGLAQVRRNILTTGLAVDEMIGKVLVLDSGDGPVSLRVNGAARPCAWMDVTVGPGAWKALRTTGGVRCTPLNDGVLRVGPTVATVERALAS, from the coding sequence ATGTCGCGGATCGTGGAGTTGCTGGCCTCACCGGTGCACCGCTTTGTGGGCCGGCCCGCCGATGGCCCGGCCCCGGCGCCACGCGGCGAACTGGTCGACGTCGTCCAGATCCAGGCTGGCCTCGGCATCGTGGGCGACCGCTACTTCGGAAAGCCGGCGCACCGCGACGCCAGCGTGACGATCATCGCCCAGGAGTCCCTGCCCGCCGGCATCGGCCTGGCACAGGTGCGGCGCAACATCCTCACCACGGGGCTCGCTGTGGACGAGATGATCGGAAAGGTGCTCGTCCTCGACTCCGGCGACGGCCCGGTCAGCCTGCGGGTCAACGGCGCCGCCCGCCCGTGCGCGTGGATGGACGTCACTGTCGGCCCCGGGGCGTGGAAGGCGCTGCGCACCACGGGTGGCGTCCGCTGCACACCTCTAAACGACGGCGTGCTGCGCGTCGGGCCGACCGTCGCCACCGTCGAACGGGCGCTCGCGTCCTAG
- the urtE gene encoding urea ABC transporter ATP-binding subunit UrtE → MLTLRGVHAGYGRSRVLHGVDLAVPPDGVAAVLGHNGAGKSTLLRVAAGLLRPSAGTVELDGEDVTRLGPHERVARGMAYVPQGQQCFPHLTAAENLRLVADGRRDGPVATAEVLDLFPALRPLLRRRAGLLSGGQRQQLAIARALITRPRLLMLDEPTEGIQPSVVAEIQERIVELTRQPGFSVLLVEQHLGFALRVASRYHVLESGRVTSRGDGGASAEREVRAALAV, encoded by the coding sequence ATGCTGACCCTGCGTGGGGTGCACGCCGGATACGGGCGCAGTCGGGTGCTGCACGGAGTCGACCTGGCCGTCCCGCCGGACGGGGTGGCCGCGGTGCTCGGGCACAACGGCGCCGGAAAGAGCACGCTGCTGCGGGTCGCAGCAGGCCTGCTGCGTCCGAGCGCCGGCACTGTCGAGCTCGACGGCGAGGACGTGACCCGCCTCGGGCCGCACGAGCGGGTGGCGCGCGGGATGGCGTACGTCCCGCAGGGCCAGCAGTGTTTTCCGCACCTGACGGCGGCGGAGAACCTGCGCCTGGTCGCCGACGGCCGGCGCGACGGTCCGGTGGCCACGGCGGAGGTGCTGGACCTGTTCCCAGCGTTGCGTCCACTCCTGCGTCGACGGGCCGGGCTGCTCTCCGGCGGTCAACGCCAGCAACTGGCAATCGCCCGCGCGCTGATCACCCGGCCGCGGCTGTTGATGCTCGACGAGCCGACCGAGGGCATCCAGCCGTCGGTCGTCGCGGAGATCCAGGAACGGATCGTCGAGTTGACCCGGCAACCCGGTTTCAGCGTGCTCCTCGTCGAGCAGCACCTGGGTTTCGCGTTGCGGGTGGCGAGCCGCTACCACGTGCTGGAGTCCGGCCGGGTCACCTCGCGCGGCGACGGCGGCGCTTCGGCGGAACGGGAGGTCCGGGCCGCACTGGCGGTCTGA
- the urtD gene encoding urea ABC transporter ATP-binding protein UrtD, translating into MSERTERREGRERVPSQHSMSGERLDGLSVRDLRVSFDGFTAVDGVSLEVPAGDIRFLIGPNGAGKTTLVDAVTGLVRATGSVRFGDQELLGRPVHKISRLGIGRTFQTSTVFEELTVVQNLDIAAGARRSWATLVRRRRSIPDEVAAALETIGLAGRADQLAGTLAHGQKQWLEIGMLLVQDARLLLLDEPVAGMSHEERDATGALLETVSRDRTVVVIEHDMDFLRRFARSVTVLHAGRVLSEGTVAQVQADPRVQEVYLGHPVDAGSATSGLEA; encoded by the coding sequence ATGAGCGAACGCACCGAGCGCAGGGAGGGCCGTGAGCGCGTGCCCAGCCAGCACAGCATGAGCGGCGAACGGTTGGACGGGTTGTCCGTCCGTGACCTACGGGTCAGCTTCGACGGGTTCACGGCCGTCGACGGTGTGTCGCTGGAGGTGCCCGCCGGTGACATCCGGTTCCTCATCGGGCCCAACGGTGCCGGCAAGACCACCCTCGTGGACGCGGTCACCGGCCTGGTCCGGGCCACCGGCTCGGTCCGGTTCGGCGACCAGGAACTGCTCGGCCGCCCGGTGCACAAGATCAGCCGGCTGGGCATCGGACGGACCTTTCAGACCTCGACGGTCTTCGAGGAGCTGACGGTGGTGCAGAACCTCGACATCGCCGCTGGCGCCCGGCGTAGCTGGGCGACACTGGTCCGCCGCCGCCGGAGCATTCCCGACGAGGTGGCCGCCGCTCTGGAGACGATCGGGCTGGCCGGGCGGGCCGACCAGCTCGCCGGGACGCTCGCGCACGGCCAGAAGCAGTGGTTGGAGATCGGCATGCTGCTGGTGCAGGACGCGCGGCTGCTGCTGCTCGATGAGCCCGTCGCCGGGATGAGCCACGAGGAACGCGACGCCACCGGCGCCCTGCTGGAGACGGTGAGCCGCGACCGCACTGTCGTCGTGATCGAGCACGACATGGACTTCCTGCGTCGGTTCGCCCGCAGCGTCACAGTGCTGCACGCCGGTCGGGTGCTCAGCGAGGGCACTGTGGCGCAGGTCCAGGCGGACCCGCGCGTACAGGAGGTCTACCTCGGCCACCCGGTCGACGCCGGGTCGGCCACCAGCGGTCTGGAGGCATGA
- the urtC gene encoding urea ABC transporter permease subunit UrtC — MTAVTPARPDTAVQPAPAGAVPPNPPGGRSRLRAVAGFAFGAALLFAVAPLVLSDFRLSLLAKYLCVAMVAVGIGIAWGRGGMLTLGQGVFFGLGGYAMAMHLKLADAGPGGMPDFMQLYGQLDELPVWWRPFASPWFALPATVLLPMAVAFGLGSLVFRRRVRGAYFAILSQALAAAMVILLIGQQGTTGGTNGLTDIEGFFGYDLDDPVNQRMVYFIIAGVLLALLALARQLIHSRYGELLVAVRDGEERVRFLGYDPASVKLVAYVVAAGMAGLAGALFVPAVGIISPALIGIVPSIEFVIGVAVGGRATLLGPVLGAVAVAWARTALSERFPGTWTYLQGLLFVVVVAFLPGGLASLWALARRRDGGALPGRRTWSPLRRRRAERTEVPVA, encoded by the coding sequence ATGACCGCCGTGACACCCGCCCGACCGGACACCGCCGTGCAACCGGCACCCGCCGGCGCCGTACCGCCGAACCCGCCCGGCGGCCGGTCGCGGCTACGGGCGGTGGCGGGCTTCGCGTTCGGCGCGGCGCTGCTGTTCGCCGTGGCGCCGCTGGTGCTGTCGGACTTCCGGTTGTCGCTGCTCGCCAAGTACCTCTGTGTGGCAATGGTCGCGGTCGGCATCGGGATCGCCTGGGGCCGGGGCGGGATGCTCACCCTCGGTCAGGGCGTCTTCTTCGGTCTCGGCGGCTACGCGATGGCCATGCATCTCAAGCTCGCCGACGCGGGTCCCGGTGGGATGCCCGACTTCATGCAGCTGTACGGGCAGCTCGACGAACTGCCGGTGTGGTGGCGGCCCTTCGCCAGCCCGTGGTTCGCGCTGCCGGCCACGGTGCTGCTGCCCATGGCTGTCGCGTTCGGGCTCGGCTCGCTGGTGTTCCGCCGACGGGTGCGGGGCGCGTACTTCGCCATCCTCAGCCAGGCCCTCGCCGCCGCCATGGTGATCCTGCTGATCGGCCAGCAGGGCACCACAGGCGGCACCAACGGGCTCACCGACATCGAGGGCTTCTTCGGCTACGACCTTGACGATCCGGTCAACCAGCGGATGGTCTACTTCATCATCGCCGGTGTCCTGCTGGCGCTGCTCGCGCTGGCCCGTCAACTCATCCACAGCCGCTACGGCGAGCTGCTGGTGGCGGTCCGCGACGGCGAGGAACGGGTCCGTTTCCTCGGCTACGACCCGGCGTCGGTCAAGCTCGTCGCGTACGTGGTGGCCGCAGGCATGGCGGGGTTGGCCGGGGCGCTGTTCGTGCCGGCGGTCGGCATCATCTCGCCGGCGCTGATCGGCATCGTCCCGTCGATCGAGTTCGTCATCGGGGTCGCTGTGGGTGGCCGGGCCACCCTGCTCGGCCCGGTTCTCGGCGCGGTCGCTGTGGCCTGGGCGCGTACCGCCCTCTCCGAGCGGTTCCCCGGCACCTGGACGTACCTGCAGGGGTTGCTGTTCGTGGTGGTTGTCGCGTTCCTTCCCGGCGGCCTGGCGTCGCTGTGGGCGCTGGCCCGCCGCCGCGACGGCGGCGCGCTACCGGGCCGGCGCACGTGGTCGCCGCTGCGTCGACGGCGGGCGGAGCGGACGGAGGTGCCGGTGGCATGA
- the urtB gene encoding urea ABC transporter permease subunit UrtB, whose product MTVLFGQLFTGISIGAVLLLIALGLALTFGQMNVINMAHGEFIMAGAYTTYVLQQSITGAGMSLLIALPVAFVVAGAMGVLLEILLIRRLYARPLDTLLVTWGVSLMLQQLARDVFGSPNVQTRAPELLTGNVALPGGLTVANNRLFILALALAAVAALTLALRLTPLGRRIRAVVQNRDLAAVSGIPTARVDRTTFFIGSGLAGLAGVALTLLGPIGPTMGTNLIIDAFLVVVVGGIGQLKGTVIVAFALGVLQATGEYLTTLSVAKVIVFVAIVAFLQWRPQGLFTLRTRSLA is encoded by the coding sequence GTGACAGTCCTCTTCGGTCAACTCTTCACAGGCATCAGCATCGGCGCGGTGCTGCTGCTCATCGCGCTCGGTCTGGCGCTGACGTTCGGGCAGATGAACGTGATCAACATGGCGCACGGCGAGTTCATCATGGCCGGCGCCTACACCACGTACGTGCTGCAACAGAGCATCACCGGCGCCGGGATGTCGCTGCTCATCGCGTTGCCGGTGGCGTTCGTGGTGGCCGGCGCCATGGGTGTGCTGCTGGAGATTCTGCTGATCCGCAGGCTTTACGCCCGTCCGCTGGACACCCTGCTGGTCACCTGGGGCGTGTCGCTGATGCTGCAACAGTTGGCCCGTGACGTCTTCGGCAGCCCGAACGTGCAGACCCGCGCGCCGGAGCTGCTCACCGGCAACGTGGCGCTGCCCGGCGGCCTGACCGTCGCCAACAACCGCCTTTTCATCCTCGCCCTGGCCCTGGCCGCCGTCGCTGCGCTCACACTGGCGCTGCGGCTCACCCCGCTCGGCCGTCGGATCCGCGCCGTCGTGCAGAACCGCGACCTCGCCGCCGTCTCGGGCATCCCCACCGCCCGGGTCGACCGGACGACCTTCTTCATCGGCTCCGGCCTGGCCGGGCTCGCCGGTGTGGCGCTCACCCTGCTCGGCCCGATCGGCCCGACGATGGGCACCAACCTGATCATCGACGCCTTCCTGGTCGTCGTGGTCGGCGGGATCGGTCAGCTCAAGGGCACCGTGATCGTCGCCTTCGCCCTCGGCGTGCTCCAGGCCACGGGGGAGTACCTGACCACCCTCAGCGTCGCCAAGGTGATCGTGTTCGTGGCGATCGTCGCGTTCCTCCAGTGGCGACCACAGGGCCTGTTCACTTTGCGGACCAGGAGCCTCGCATGA
- the urtA gene encoding urea ABC transporter substrate-binding protein, producing the protein MSLFRGRRILAGAMTLVAAAAMTACGSKTSDEGGAAGVSADISGDTVKVGLLNSLSGTMAISEVTVRDSIMLAVEEINAAGGVLGKKIQPVGEDGGSDWPTFAEKAEKLISEDRVAAVFGCWTSASRKAVKPVFEKNKALLFYPVQYEGLEQSPYIFYTGATTNQQIVPGLDYLKAQGVKSVYLVGSDYVFPRTANKIIKAYATANGMNVLGEDYAPLGSTEFGTIVNKVKSSGAAAVFNTLNGDSNVAFFKEYKSAGLTAAAMPVVSVSIAEEEVKGIGTQYLEGQLTAWNYYQTTPGAANAKFVAAYKAKYGADKPTSDPMEAAYVGVYLWKAMVEKAGAFDVEKVRAASDGITFDAPEGLVTVDGETQHIAKTARIGKVGADGLITEVWNSGKPIEPDPYLKSYPWASGLS; encoded by the coding sequence ATGTCACTATTCCGGGGCCGCCGCATCCTGGCGGGTGCCATGACCCTGGTCGCCGCGGCCGCGATGACCGCGTGCGGCAGCAAGACCAGCGACGAGGGCGGCGCGGCCGGCGTCAGCGCTGACATCTCCGGCGACACCGTCAAGGTGGGCCTGCTCAACTCGCTGTCCGGGACCATGGCGATCAGCGAGGTCACCGTCCGCGACTCCATCATGCTCGCCGTCGAGGAGATCAACGCCGCCGGCGGCGTCCTCGGCAAGAAGATCCAGCCGGTCGGCGAGGACGGCGGATCGGACTGGCCCACCTTCGCTGAAAAGGCCGAGAAACTCATCTCCGAGGATCGCGTCGCCGCCGTCTTCGGCTGCTGGACGTCGGCCAGCCGCAAGGCGGTCAAACCGGTGTTCGAGAAGAACAAGGCGCTGCTGTTCTATCCGGTGCAGTACGAGGGACTGGAGCAGTCGCCGTACATCTTCTACACCGGTGCGACGACGAACCAGCAGATCGTTCCCGGCCTCGACTACCTCAAGGCGCAGGGCGTCAAATCGGTCTACCTGGTCGGCAGCGACTACGTCTTTCCGCGTACGGCAAACAAAATCATCAAGGCGTACGCGACGGCGAACGGGATGAACGTGCTGGGCGAGGATTACGCCCCGCTGGGTTCGACCGAGTTCGGCACGATCGTCAACAAGGTCAAGTCCTCCGGTGCCGCCGCCGTTTTCAACACCCTGAACGGCGACAGCAATGTGGCCTTCTTCAAGGAGTACAAGTCGGCAGGCCTGACCGCAGCCGCGATGCCGGTGGTGTCGGTGTCGATCGCCGAGGAGGAGGTCAAGGGCATCGGCACGCAGTATCTCGAAGGCCAGTTGACCGCCTGGAACTACTACCAGACCACGCCCGGCGCGGCGAACGCGAAGTTTGTGGCCGCGTACAAGGCGAAGTACGGCGCGGACAAGCCGACAAGCGACCCGATGGAGGCCGCGTACGTCGGGGTGTACCTGTGGAAGGCGATGGTCGAGAAGGCCGGCGCGTTCGACGTGGAGAAGGTTCGTGCTGCATCCGACGGGATCACCTTCGACGCGCCCGAAGGTCTGGTCACCGTCGACGGGGAGACGCAGCACATCGCGAAGACCGCCCGGATCGGCAAGGTCGGTGCCGACGGTCTGATCACCGAGGTGTGGAACTCCGGCAAGCCGATCGAGCCGGACCCGTACCTCAAGAGCTACCCGTGGGCGAGCGGCCTGAGCTGA